A genomic window from Promicromonospora sukumoe includes:
- a CDS encoding superoxide dismutase codes for MTVYTLPDLPYDYAALEPHISGRIMELHHDKHHAAYVAGANAALDALAQARESGDLASVNLHEKNLAFNLGGHTNHTVFWNNLSPDGGGEPDGELAAAIIDQFGSFAAFQAHFAAAATGIQGSGWAVLGWDSIGGRLLVFQLFDQQANVPLGVTPLLMLDMWEHAFYLDYLNVKADYVAAFWKLANWADVGARLDRARAATGGLLTAV; via the coding sequence ATGACCGTCTACACCCTGCCTGACCTGCCCTACGACTACGCGGCGCTCGAGCCGCACATCAGCGGGCGCATCATGGAGCTGCACCACGACAAGCACCACGCCGCGTACGTGGCCGGCGCCAACGCCGCGCTCGACGCGCTGGCCCAGGCCCGGGAGAGCGGCGACCTCGCCTCGGTGAACCTGCACGAGAAGAACCTCGCGTTCAACCTCGGCGGCCACACCAACCACACCGTGTTCTGGAACAACCTCTCGCCCGACGGCGGCGGGGAGCCGGACGGGGAGCTCGCGGCGGCGATCATCGACCAGTTCGGCAGCTTCGCGGCGTTCCAGGCGCACTTCGCCGCCGCGGCCACCGGCATCCAGGGCTCGGGCTGGGCGGTGCTCGGCTGGGACAGCATCGGCGGGCGGCTGCTGGTGTTCCAGCTCTTCGACCAGCAGGCGAACGTGCCGCTGGGCGTCACCCCGCTGCTCATGCTCGACATGTGGGAGCACGCGTTCTACCTGGACTACCTCAACGTCAAGGCGGACTACGTCGCGGCGTTCTGGAAGCTGGCGAACTGGGCCGACGTCGGCGCCCGGCTCGACCGGGCGCGAGCCGCCACCGGGGGTCTCCTGACGGCGGTCTGA
- a CDS encoding histidine phosphatase family protein, translating into MTAGTIVLLRHARTAYNAGLRLQGQIDIPLDEVGRWQAEQGATALAASHKASFVVASDLQRARDTAVAYARHLDLDVVTDAGLRERSFGDWEGLTDAEIAERWPEEHAVWRSGGEPEANGVESKAVTARRMEEAVLRHADSLASGETLVVVSHGSAITQAITRLLGLDPAVWRGLHGLHNVHWSHLRASGPGASPAWRLVAHNVGAGYPLDTWQSGPEARQ; encoded by the coding sequence GTGACCGCTGGAACGATCGTCCTGCTGCGCCACGCGCGCACGGCGTACAACGCCGGGCTGCGGCTGCAGGGCCAGATCGACATCCCGCTCGACGAGGTCGGTCGCTGGCAGGCGGAGCAGGGCGCCACGGCGCTGGCGGCGTCGCACAAGGCGTCCTTCGTGGTGGCCAGCGACCTGCAGCGGGCCCGGGACACGGCCGTCGCGTACGCGCGGCACCTCGACCTGGACGTCGTGACCGACGCCGGACTGCGCGAGCGGTCGTTCGGCGACTGGGAGGGGCTGACCGACGCCGAGATCGCCGAGCGCTGGCCGGAGGAGCACGCCGTCTGGCGCAGCGGCGGCGAGCCGGAGGCGAACGGCGTCGAGTCCAAGGCGGTCACCGCCCGGCGCATGGAGGAGGCCGTGCTGCGGCATGCCGACTCCCTGGCCTCGGGGGAGACGCTCGTGGTCGTGTCGCACGGTTCGGCCATCACGCAGGCCATCACCCGGCTGCTCGGCCTGGACCCCGCCGTCTGGCGCGGGCTGCACGGCCTGCACAACGTGCACTGGTCGCACCTGCGGGCCTCCGGGCCCGGCGCGTCGCCCGCGTGGCGGCTCGTCGCGCACAACGTCGGGGCCGGTTACCCGCTCGACACGTGGCAGTCCGGGCCCGAGGCGCGGCAGTGA
- the rsfS gene encoding ribosome silencing factor, giving the protein MTATERATELAIIAARAASDIKAQEIIALDVSEQLVLTDVFLIASGASERQVSAIVDSVEEALFKEGVKPIRREGKTEARWVLIDFGDVVVHVQHAEDRTYYALERLWKDCPAIPLPEDAQGGGDAAEYQDPDDGAIHLAGDSRL; this is encoded by the coding sequence ATGACGGCGACCGAGCGGGCCACCGAGCTCGCGATCATCGCGGCGCGAGCGGCGAGCGACATCAAGGCGCAGGAGATCATCGCGCTCGACGTCAGCGAGCAGCTCGTGCTGACCGACGTGTTCCTCATCGCGTCGGGCGCCAGCGAGCGTCAGGTCTCCGCGATCGTGGACTCCGTCGAGGAGGCGCTCTTCAAGGAGGGCGTCAAGCCGATCCGGCGCGAGGGCAAGACCGAGGCCCGGTGGGTGCTCATCGACTTCGGCGACGTCGTCGTGCACGTGCAGCACGCCGAGGACCGCACGTACTACGCGCTCGAGCGCCTGTGGAAGGACTGCCCGGCCATCCCGCTGCCGGAGGACGCGCAGGGCGGCGGCGACGCCGCCGAGTACCAGGACCCCGACGACGGCGCGATCCACCTCGCCGGGGACTCCCGCCTGTGA
- the nadD gene encoding nicotinate-nucleotide adenylyltransferase yields the protein MSAPTGTRPRIGVMGGTFDPIHHGHLVAASEAVAQLELDEVVFVPTGRPGFKQKQRVTPAEHRYLMTVIATASNPRFTVSRVDIDRAGLTYTVDTLRDLRAQRPEADLFFISGADAIQQILSWKDAEKLWDMAHFVAVTRPGHKLTVDGLPRDGVTTLEVPALAISSTDCRRRAEEGLPVWYLVPDGVVQYIAKHGLYRGLHDE from the coding sequence ATGAGCGCCCCCACTGGGACCAGGCCGCGCATCGGGGTGATGGGCGGCACGTTCGACCCCATCCACCACGGTCACCTCGTCGCCGCCAGCGAGGCGGTCGCGCAGCTGGAGCTGGACGAGGTCGTCTTCGTTCCCACCGGCCGTCCTGGCTTCAAGCAGAAGCAGCGGGTCACCCCGGCTGAGCACCGCTATCTGATGACGGTGATCGCCACGGCGTCCAACCCGCGGTTCACGGTCAGCCGGGTCGACATCGACCGGGCCGGCCTCACCTACACGGTGGACACCCTCCGGGACCTGCGGGCGCAGCGGCCCGAGGCGGACCTCTTCTTCATCTCGGGTGCGGACGCCATCCAGCAGATTCTCTCGTGGAAGGATGCCGAGAAGCTGTGGGACATGGCACACTTCGTCGCTGTCACACGGCCTGGGCACAAGCTCACCGTTGACGGGCTTCCTCGGGACGGCGTGACGACACTCGAGGTTCCTGCACTAGCTATCTCCTCGACCGACTGTCGTCGTCGGGCCGAGGAGGGTTTGCCGGTCTGGTATCTGGTGCCTGACGGCGTGGTCCAGTACATCGCCAAGCACGGACTGTATCGAGGTCTTCACGATGAGTGA
- a CDS encoding glutamate-5-semialdehyde dehydrogenase codes for MTIVSHEATPAGEDSAGAGTPPPSGAGEADTTGAAGAAGATGATGATGTAAPGTQDVTEAVRDVARRAKVASRTLATANRMTKDAALGAVAGALVAAADEIVAANAQDLERGRANGMSDGLLDRLALTPERIVQIATALRDVAALPDPVGEVVRGQTLPNGLRLRQVRVPMGVLGMIYEARPNVTVDAAGLALKSGNAAILRGGSAAASSNAVIVAVMRAALEASGLPADLVQSIDAYGRAGGVALMRARGLVDVLIPRGGADLIQTVVRESLVPVIETGVGNVHVYVDASADVDMAVAIVMNAKTQRVGVCNAAETLLVHEDAAPAFLPAALTALAGAGVVLHGDPAALSFAPDGAVVLPATDEDWATEYLALELGVRVVPSLDEAIEHIRTWSSGHTEAIVTRDIAAADRFVAEVDSAAVMVNASTRFTDGGELGLGAEIGISTQKLHARGPMGLTELTTTKWVVTGDGHIKP; via the coding sequence ATGACGATCGTGAGCCACGAGGCGACCCCTGCCGGAGAAGATTCCGCGGGAGCCGGCACCCCGCCGCCGTCGGGCGCCGGCGAGGCCGACACGACGGGCGCCGCAGGAGCGGCCGGCGCCACGGGCGCCACGGGCGCCACCGGCACGGCCGCCCCGGGCACCCAGGACGTCACCGAGGCGGTGCGCGACGTCGCCCGCCGCGCCAAGGTCGCCTCGCGCACCCTGGCCACGGCCAACCGCATGACCAAGGACGCCGCGCTCGGCGCCGTCGCGGGCGCCCTGGTGGCGGCCGCCGACGAGATCGTGGCGGCCAACGCCCAGGACCTGGAGCGCGGGCGGGCCAACGGCATGTCGGACGGCCTGCTGGACCGGCTCGCCCTGACCCCCGAGCGGATCGTCCAGATCGCGACCGCGCTGCGCGACGTCGCCGCCTTGCCCGACCCCGTCGGCGAGGTGGTGCGCGGCCAGACGCTGCCGAACGGCCTGCGCCTGCGCCAGGTCCGCGTCCCGATGGGCGTGCTCGGCATGATCTACGAGGCCCGCCCCAACGTGACGGTCGACGCCGCCGGCCTGGCGCTCAAGTCCGGCAACGCGGCGATCCTGCGCGGCGGCAGCGCCGCGGCGTCGTCGAACGCGGTGATCGTCGCGGTGATGCGGGCGGCGCTGGAGGCCTCCGGGCTGCCCGCCGACCTGGTCCAGTCGATCGACGCGTACGGCCGCGCCGGCGGTGTGGCGCTCATGCGGGCCCGCGGCCTGGTGGACGTGCTCATCCCGCGCGGCGGCGCCGACCTCATCCAGACCGTCGTCCGCGAGTCCCTGGTGCCCGTCATCGAGACCGGCGTGGGCAACGTGCACGTCTACGTGGACGCGTCGGCCGACGTCGACATGGCGGTCGCGATCGTCATGAACGCCAAGACCCAGCGCGTCGGCGTCTGCAACGCGGCGGAGACGCTGCTCGTGCACGAGGACGCCGCTCCGGCCTTCCTCCCGGCGGCGCTCACGGCGCTCGCGGGGGCGGGCGTGGTGCTGCACGGCGACCCGGCAGCCCTGTCCTTTGCCCCCGACGGCGCCGTCGTCCTTCCCGCGACGGACGAGGACTGGGCAACGGAGTACCTCGCGCTGGAGCTCGGCGTGCGGGTGGTCCCGTCGCTGGACGAGGCGATCGAGCACATCCGCACCTGGTCCTCCGGGCACACCGAGGCGATCGTGACGCGGGACATCGCCGCGGCTGACCGGTTCGTCGCGGAGGTGGACTCCGCCGCGGTGATGGTCAACGCCTCGACCCGGTTCACCGACGGCGGCGAGCTCGGCCTGGGTGCCGAGATCGGCATCTCCACGCAAAAGCTGCATGCGCGCGGTCCCATGGGGCTCACCGAGCTGACCACCACCAAGTGGGTGGTCACGGGCGACGGCCACATCAAGCCGTGA
- the proB gene encoding glutamate 5-kinase → MNSLDPSVNPQDGASDGQDQHGGHGRPGGSDQPAVPTARAVIAAARRVVVKIGSSSLTGPDGHLDVGALRGVVEVLAARQAAGAQVVLVTSGAVSAGIGPLGLGSRPRDLATMQAAASVGQGQLAGRYQEEFAAFGIQIGQILLTAEDTVRRARYRNAQRALERLLALGVVPVINENDAVTTDELKFGDNDRLAALVSHLVRADALLLLTDVDGLHDAPPSRPGARRIPLVDDLTEIAGVEVTARGSSVGTGGMVTKLESVRIATGAGVPAVLTLTANAAAALAGHDVGTFFTATGRRTSARRLWIAHAARTQGRLHLDDGAARAVLGGRASLLPAGITKAEGQFDAGDPVELVAPDGTVVARGLVAFDASDLPALLGRSTYALREELGEGYDRVVVHRDDLVLENAPLG, encoded by the coding sequence GTGAACTCCCTCGACCCCTCGGTGAACCCCCAGGACGGCGCCTCGGACGGGCAGGACCAGCACGGCGGGCACGGCCGGCCGGGCGGTTCGGACCAGCCGGCCGTCCCGACCGCCCGGGCCGTGATCGCCGCCGCCCGGCGCGTTGTGGTCAAGATCGGCTCGTCGTCGCTGACCGGCCCGGACGGGCACCTCGACGTGGGTGCGCTGCGCGGGGTCGTCGAGGTGTTGGCGGCCCGGCAGGCCGCAGGCGCCCAGGTCGTGCTGGTCACGTCGGGCGCGGTGTCGGCGGGCATCGGGCCGCTCGGGCTGGGCAGCCGCCCACGGGACCTGGCCACGATGCAGGCCGCGGCGTCCGTGGGGCAGGGCCAGCTCGCGGGCCGGTACCAGGAGGAGTTCGCCGCGTTCGGCATCCAGATCGGGCAGATCCTGCTGACGGCCGAGGACACGGTCCGCCGCGCCCGCTACCGCAACGCGCAGCGCGCGCTGGAGCGCCTGCTCGCGCTCGGCGTCGTGCCGGTCATCAACGAGAACGACGCCGTCACGACCGACGAGCTCAAGTTCGGCGACAACGACCGCCTCGCCGCGCTCGTGTCGCACCTGGTGCGCGCGGACGCCCTGCTGCTCCTGACCGACGTCGACGGCCTGCACGACGCGCCGCCGTCGCGCCCCGGCGCCCGCCGCATCCCCCTGGTCGACGACCTCACGGAGATCGCGGGCGTCGAGGTGACCGCGCGCGGCAGCTCCGTCGGCACCGGCGGCATGGTCACCAAGCTGGAGTCGGTGCGGATCGCGACCGGCGCGGGCGTGCCCGCCGTCCTCACGCTCACCGCCAACGCGGCCGCCGCGCTCGCCGGGCACGACGTCGGCACGTTCTTCACCGCGACGGGCCGCCGCACCTCGGCGCGCCGGCTCTGGATCGCGCACGCCGCCCGTACGCAGGGCCGCCTCCACCTGGACGACGGCGCCGCGCGGGCCGTCCTCGGCGGCCGGGCGTCGCTGCTGCCCGCCGGGATCACCAAGGCCGAGGGCCAGTTCGACGCCGGGGACCCGGTCGAGCTCGTCGCGCCCGACGGCACCGTCGTCGCCCGGGGGCTCGTCGCCTTCGACGCGAGCGACCTGCCCGCGCTGCTCGGCCGCTCCACGTACGCGCTGCGCGAGGAGCTGGGGGAGGGGTACGACCGTGTGGTGGTGCACCGGGACGACCTGGTGCTGGAGAACGCCCCGCTGGGCTGA